In Pseudomonadota bacterium, the genomic stretch CCCAGGCCGCGCGCTACTGCGCCTTCGTTGGCGGGCGGCTGCCGACCGAGGCGGAATGGGAGCGGGCGGCGCGGGGCGACGATGGGCGCCGTTTTCCATGGGGCAGCCGCTACCAGAGTGCGCTGTGCAACCACGGTCGCGGTCCTTGGCCGGACGGCCGCCGGCGAGCCGACCCGAGCGATGGGCATCTGTACGGAGCTCCGGTGCAAGCCTATCCGGCGGCCGCCAGCCCCTTCGGCGTCCTCAATCTGGCTGGCAACGCCCTGGAATGGACCCAGGACCGGTATTCCGCCACCGCGTACGCGTCGGCGCGGCGTATCGATCCGGCTGGAGCGCCTCACGGTAGCACGCGCGTGGTTCGGGGAGGCTCTTGGCTGAGCCAGCCCGTCGAGCTTCGCACCACCCATCGCCGGGGTGTCAAGCAACACGCGGCGTGGCCGGATTTGGGGTTTCGGTGCGCCTACGACGTTGCGCGCTCGCGGTCGCGCCACGCAGGGTCAGGCTAGGACGTTGCGCAAGGCGCCAAAGCGCCGTACCTTGGCGGCCGATCATGGCAAGGGTCGACCGGTTATCCTTTGGACGCAACTTAAGGCATCGGATCGGAGGGAGCGTGTTTGCAAATCTGTTGGCTTCGAGGCTTCTTCATACGCGCCTTCGCGCGCGCGCAGTGGCGGCGCTGGTGTTCGCCGCTGCTCTCACCGCGACTCCAGCCGCAACGGCCCAGGCGCCGTCAGGCGCGGCGCAGACCACGTCGCTCCGGGATCAAGCGCGGGCGGCCTACTCCCGTGGACAGCAGGAGTTCGAGGCCGGTCGCTACGTGGAGGCCAAGACGGCCTTCGAAGCGGCCTTTACGGCGATTCCCAATCCCGTGGTCCTGCTCAGCATTGCCGAAACCCAGGAACGGATGGAGCAGTATGCGGACGCGCTGGCGACCCTGGAGCGCTATCTCAGGCTTCGACCCGACGCGCCCGACAGTCAGACGGTCGACGAGCGCATCCGCATGCTCAAGCTGAAGCCCGCCACGGTCCGTGTGGCGACCGAGCCGAGCGGGGCAACCGTGATTGTCGACGGTTCCGACACCAACATGCGCACTCCGGCAGCCATCGAGCTGTTGGCCGGCGAGCACCAGCTGCTGTTCAATCTGCCTGGCTACCACCAAGGGCACGCCACGGTGAGCCTGGCTCCTGGGGACGGCCAGGATATATCATTGCAGCTTCAGAGCGAGGCGCCACCGCCTAGCCCCGACGACGTTTTTGGCGGGCAGGCCCCGCCCCCACTCGAACCCGCGGGCGTCGTCGAGAGCGATCTTGGCGCGGAGGCACAGGCCGGCGCAGCGTCGAGTTGCTGCACCGGGGTATGGATAGCGAGCGGTGTGGGAGCGGCGGCGCTCGTCACAGGCAGCGTGCTCGGCCTGTTGGCACTCGATGCCAGCAACGATTTCGAGGATATCCCAACCGACGCTACGGCCGATCGAGGCGAGCGGCTTGCACTGTTCGCTGACGTGGCCTTCGGAGTGGGCGCCATGTCGCTGATCACGGCGGTGGTGCTTTACGCGACCGACTCCCAGGGCGAGGAGAGCGAAAGCGAACGAGGCCTCTCGCTCGGGCTGGGTCCCGGACCGGGGTCGGCTGGATTGTCCGCCCGCCTCAGGTTCTAGCCCTAAGGATTCGGGTCCCGACCCGACGTCCGTGTCGGTCACCGGGACGCAGGACGCTGTGCTGCGGCTGCAGTCGCCTGCGCTTGCTTGCGCATCCTGCTGCGCAAAGCACGTACGAGCATCACCTGGCTGGCGGCTGCCAGCCCTTGCTCCAAATAGGGATCCACATTGACGAGGCGGTCGATCAACCAGCTTGCGTGCCTGAGGTCGAAGCGCGCCCAGCTCAGCACCGCGCTAAGGTTGGGGCTCAGAGGCGTTGCGGAGAAACGCCAGCGGCCCCCGCGGAAGGCGCCGGCCATGGCGTCCGCGGCCACCACGTCGCCCTCGTCGTGCAGGCGCATGCTGCCCGATACGCCGATCAGGGGCAGCCGTACTCCCCAGTCGAAGAACGTGTAGTTGTCCTGTCGCTTGGACACTTTCGCGTAGCTGCCTGGCATCAGCGCGGCGCCGAAGGAGTTCGCGTCGAGCAGCGTTCCTCGAATCTGTGCAATCGAATGCGCCAAGAGTCCCAGCACCGCGAGCTGCGGTCGCGCCTCGCCGCCGGGCGCGAGCCACACCAAGTCGCCGCGAAAGAGCAAAGGCAGCAGCGTGGCAGTCTGCACGCTGGGTTTGTGAAGGTGCTGTCCCTGGCCCGTGGCAGCACCACCAGGGTCTGCCCGTCCACCCAAACGTTCGGCTTCCCGCTTGAAGCCCAGCAGCAACGACATGCATAACGAGACGTTGGCAGACCGGTTGATGCTGCTCGATGCCGCCATGAGCTTGCGCGTGAGGTAGTTGGCCTCCCTGAGATCCTGGCGCATGGAGATGGCCAGCAGCGAATCGCCGCTGGGTCGAGACCAGACCCGAAACAGGGAACGCCCGGTTCCCATGTCGCCGCCCATGCTGCGCACAGTCGTCCGGTAGCTTGTTCCGTCGGCTGCTTTTCGGGGAGCGTATACATGCATGACGTTGCGCCCCGTCAGCCTGAAGATGGCCACACGAAAGGCCCAGTCGTACACGGTGCTGCTGCCGTGGCGTCCAGCGATCGAGACAGCTCCCACGGTCTTGAGGTAGTCGGGGTAGCGCTGGGGCTCGGAGATGAGCCTTACGACCGTGTCCGCTGGCGCGTCGATGTTGACCGCCATGTTGACCGCCGGTAGCTCGCCGAGGGCGTTGTCGGCGAATTCGACCAGGCCCACGGGCCCGTCCGCAAGCAGCGGCGCAAGCAGCGTCAGGTCCGCCCTGGAGAACCCCGGCAGCCGCTGCTTGGCGGGATCCACGGGAGGGGAAGCCCCGGCCGCCGGGGCCAGCACGAGCAACCCGGTGAGGATCAACAGACATCGCATACGAAGCAGCACCGAGACTTGGACGTGTCGATCGGGCAAACCTTCACGAACGCATGCAGGCGCCGCTCGTCCCGGCATGCCCGCCCGTCCGAGCGTGCCAGCTCGTGACGCTGCGACGGCATCCACCGCACGAAGGATCAGGAGCAATTTCTGCTTACAACGGATGATAACCCTGCAGCTGTCTAACCGCCTGGTGGAATCGTCACTCTTGTGGCCTCCGACGAGGCGAAACCGATGCGATCCGATCTATACTCTATACGTGCCGGGGAACCATGACGCATGGATTCGTGCGTTCGTTGGGGCTGAGGACATCCTTGTCTGCGTCAAGGACCGGTCTTACAGGGTCCGGTACCAGAACGCCGCGTGCCACCAGTTGTGTGGAGACCGTTCCGGCATTGAATGCAGCGATGGCTGCATGCGCCTGTATCTGCGTGATCCCAACGTAGCCGGCGGCGAAACAGGAGCTCAGTACTTCCGGAGCCAGGAAATAGGCGGAGAACTGTTTGATATTGTGTTCATTAACAACGGTGATTGTTTGGTTTCGGTGTTGGTACCGTTGCAGACGCGTCACACAAGCCAGCTCGACTATTTCGCCACCTTTGGCTTGACCAAGAGGGAGCTTGAAGTCGTGGATTTGGTCATCAAAGGAAAGACCAACAGCGAGATAGCCCGAACGCTTTGCATCAGCAAAGCCACCTTGAAGACACACCTGAATCGAGTCTACCGCAAGATCCCCGGAAACATGGTCGTGGCGTGGCGCTCCGACGCGGGTGATGGCCGGCCACGCGATAGTCATGTCCGCCTATCGCACAAAGCCGCGCGCTCCGCTGCGTCTTCGGAGCCGCCTGACGACGACGAGCAGACCGCATAGGCGTGTGAAACAGATCCGAGTACACGTCTAGCGCGCGTATCGCGCTACTCCGACCTCGACCGGTTTGTCTCACCTTGGTTCCCAATGTGAGCAACGAAAAATCAACCCGGGAGGTCGACGCGAAATCAACCCGGGAGGTCGATGGCGCTCGTTGGACGACGGGCATAGGTTCATGCATATGGACACGACGTTTGCAGGTAAGTGTTCCGTAATCACATCGGCAACAATTCACTGGCGCGTAGTCATACTTCAGCTGACCTAACCCGAACTCGAAAGGGGTCCCAACCTAGAATCAAAGGACAAACAAGAATACGAGCACCAAGAGGAGAAAGTAGAATGTCAAACGTGTCGACAATACGAGGTGGTTTTTCCAACGAGACAGCACGGGCAGCGCGCGGCAAGCGTACCCCTGCGGCATGGATGGGGCTCGGTCTGGGGCTGGCGAGCGCACTGGGCGCGTGCACAACGAACGTGTATCCGGAGGCCGAACCATCCCCGCAGGCCAGCGATCTCGCAGCGCGCGTCGACAGGAGCGCAGCCATGGCGCCCAAGCAGCAGCGCAGCTACTACGAGGCGGTGCTGGCGGATGCCAAACGAAGCGAGGCGCTGCACCAGCGCGCGTTGGAGCGGCTGAGCCTCGACCCCCGCTGGGAGATGCAGGACCAGCGGATTGCCCTGTCCGTGGCCGTGTCGAGCACGCTCGAGACGATCCGCAAAGTGCGAGAGCGCGCGGAGCAGGTGCAGGCGCTGCTCGAGCCAGGCGACAGGGAAGCGAGGTTCGTGGCCCTTCGCTAGTCTCGAGTTCAGCTCTTTTTGTAGGTGTTTTTGGAGTGAACGGCGAAGAGCGGAGTGTACTGCTGCCGGGTCGGCCCGGTGGTCGGGGGACCGGCAAGAAAAAGGGCGAGGTGGGGCAATTCGCTATCAAAAAACGGCGTGCAACTCCGACTACACAAGGAAGCTGCCTGGCGCTGGCTCCCCAACCCGACCAGGCAGCCACCTGCCCTGACGGGTTTCCCCCTTGACAGGGCGCCGCCCCTTGACGGAGACGGGGGCGTGGTCGCACGGCCACGCCCCCATTTGTCTTTCCGGCCCTGGTGTCCTGCGTTCTCGATTTCGTACCTGAGTCTGCGAGCGCGTTGATGCGCTACGGTGAGAAAGGAAAAATCCGTTCTGGGCTGGGATGGGGACGTGGCGGCGGCGTACCTTGGCCGGGAATCGTCGCACATCGGGCTGAGCGGGCCGCCCATGCCTGCCTGACTCGAGGTCCATGGGGCCGACGGGAGCAACCGCGAGCTTGCGGGAGCCGAGCTAGCCCCCGTCGGTCACCCGCAGGGCTGCGCGCGGCTTGACCGCGCTGGCTCTGTAGTCCTAAATCACGCAATAGCGAGTCGTATTGGCGCTGTGAGAGGGCGCTGCTCGTTCCGTGAGAAGAGCGATGAAGATATTTATCGACACGGCGGACCTGGGCGAAATTCGCGATGCGGCAGCCATGGGGCTTGTCGACGGGGTCACGACCAACCCGTCCCTCGTGGCCAAGACCGGCCGGCCGCTCAAAGAAGTGATCCGAGGCATCTGCGAGGTGGTGGATGGTCCCATCAGCGCCGAGGTGTTGTCCGTCCAGGCCGGGCAAATCGTAGACGAAGCACGAACATTGGCGGCGATCCACCCCAACGTGGTGGTCAAGGTACCCCTGATCGCCGAGGGCCTGAAGGCGGTGCGCACGCTGGCCGCAGAAGGTATCCGCACCAACGTGACGCTGTGCTTCAGCCTGTCGCAGGGGCTGCTCGCCGCCAAAGCGGGGGCAACCTATATCAGCCCCTTTGTAGGTCGAATAGACGACATCGGCGGTGATGGAATCCAGCTCGTAGAACAGCTGGTGAGCGTCTACCGCAACTACGACCTCGAGACCCAGGTGCTGGTCGCCAGTGTGCGTCACCCCCTGCATCTTGTTCGAGCCCTGCAGTTGGGAGCTCACGTCGCCACGATTCCACACAAGGTGATTCGGCAGTTGCTGGCACATCCCCTGACGGACATCGGGCTCGAGAGGTTTCTGGCGGATGCCTCGAAAACGCCCGCAGGCTGAAGCCGGCCGGTTCGAGACGGCGGCCGGCGCGGGGCGCGACGACGCGAAGTCGAGCAGAGCAAGCTCCGCGAAGGGTTCGGGCAGACGCACGGGCGGCGGCAACGGTGGCCGACGGCCGCGAAGCGCCCCGCGAGTGCTCGTCATCTACAAGAAGTCCGCCTATCAGGTGTATGCCTGCGAGCGCAAGGATGCGCGCATGCTGGCGCTGCTGGAAGCCGGTCACCCGGCCGTGAGTCGTCTTCGTTCCGCGCATGAACACCACGTGCGCACCATGGCGGAAGCCAAGGCGCTGCTGAGCGGCTTCGGTGCAAAGGCCGTCTTTCGTTATCGCAGCGACGCCCAGACCGCGGACTCGTTCGACTTGGTGGCAACCCTGGGTGGCGATGGCACCCTGTTGTGGGCCTCGCATTTCGTGGGTCCCTCCTGTCCCATCCTAGCCATCAACACCGCGCCTGGACACAGCGTCGGTTTTCTTTGTGCTGGGACGCGGGAGCACCTGCACGAGCTGCTCTCGGGTGCGCTGACCGGCAGTCTCGAGCAGACGCGGCTGACGCGCATGCAGGTCGATATCGACGGGCGCACCGTTTGCAGGCGGGTGCTCAACGATGCACTCTTCAGCCACGAATGCCCAGCCGCGACCACGCGCTACTTGCTCCGGCTGCGCGAGATCGAGGAAGAGCACTGGTCGAGCGGCATCTGGGTCGGACCTGCGGCGGGTTCTACTGCAGCCCTGCGTGCCGCCGGGGGTCGCGTATTGCCCTTGAGCTCGAAGCGCTTGCAGTTCGTAGTGCGCGAACCCTACGACAACGACGGGGAGGGGTACAGGTTGACAAAGGGGCTGGTCGCGCCTTCGGAGGAGCTGCGCATCTGCAGCAAGGTGCGCGCGGGGCGCCTGTATCTCGATGGTCCCCGGCGCGTGCACGCTATTCAGCTTGGATCCGAGATCAGCGTGAAGCGTTCCACCGAGCCGTTGATTCTCTTGGGTTACCAGAACCGTGCCGGGGCCTCTCGTTCAAGAGCCCACGCGAAGCCTCGAGCGCCCCAGGAGCTTGCGACCGAGGAGCTCGCGACCCCCGAGCCCGAATGAGGGTAGCCGTTCGCGGGGGTCTTTCGTTTCCTGGGGCCTGAACGGTCACGAATGAGGAGGCGCTGCAAACTGAGGGCAGCCGGCTTGTCGTGGCACCCGGTTCGCCCGTGCCGGTCCCACCCGTTTGAATGCTTCGAAATGCAGGGGCTCGAGCGCGTCCGTAGCCCGCGGCGGGTCTCGGATGTCGGGTCGGATTCACGTCGAGGATCGTGCTAGCATCGCCTGACCATGGCCAGGATCGTTGCGGTAGCGATCAACACATTCCGCGAGGCCGTTCGAGACCGGGTGCTGCACGGGGTGCTGGGTGTGGCCTTGGCGCTCTTGCTCTTTTCACTAGCGCTGGCGGAGGTGTCTCTGAACCAGCAGCGTCGCGTGGTGCTTGACGTCGGGCTGGCTTCGATCTCCTTGTTCTCGGTTCTGATTGCCGTCTTTCTGGGTTCATCCCTGCTGTACAAGGAGATCGAGCGCAAGACGCTCTACGTGATCTTGCCCAAACCCATCGAGCGCCACGAATTCCTGCTCGGCAAGTACCTGGGGATCGTGCTGACCGCGGGGGTGTTCGTGCTCATCATGGGAGCCGTTCAACTCTGGGTCACCGCGATCCAGGCGCAGGCTTCGGCGGGGCCTGTCGTTGTGGTTGCGGTCGCCTTGCCAGGGTTGCTTGCTGCCTGGATGTGGCGGGCGCACGATCGCAGCTTGGTCCTTATTCCCTGGTGTGCCATCGCCTTTGCCGCCTGCGCCTGGACCGCTGCCGGAGCAGGGGTAGGGCTCGGGCCGATCGCGGCCGCGCTGTGCCTGAACCTCGCAGAGGTGTCCGTGCTGACCGCCGTTGCGCTGCTCTTTTCGGCGTTTTCCACGCCCTTCCTCACGGCGCTCCTTACATTTGGGGTCTGGCTGGTGGGGCGATCGGCGGATCGCATGGTGTCGATCAAGTCGGATGTGCTGCCGGCCCAGATCAAACTCGCGTTGCGGTGGCTGGCGGAGGTCGTCCCCAACTTCAGCCTGTTCGTGCCGGGACGCCACACGCTCGAGAGCCATTGGGAGTCTGGCGCTGGCCCAGCCGTCTACGTGGCGACCTCGCTGGGCTACGCGCTGCTCTACGCGGCGATCGTGCTGCTGCTGGCAACCGCGATCTTCGCACGGCGAGATTTGCTTTGACGAATCGAGCCGTCGGACGTCTGCGTACCTGGCTGCGGGTGGGCGCTGTTGTTGGCATGTTGCTCGCCGTTTTTGTCGCACGCGCACTGCTGTCGGCCCGCAGCGAGCTCGCTCAGGGGCATGCGGCCGTGCAGCGCAAGCAGCTCGAAGAGGCTGTGGTGCACTATCGCCGTGCGGCCAGGTGGTACGTACCGTTCAGTCCACTTCATGTCGCAGCCCTCGCAAGGCTCTCCGAGCTGGGGTCGGCGGCCGAGGCGGCTGGAGATTCCGAGCTGGCGCTCAGCGCCTATCGCGCCGTCAGGGGCGCGATCATGTCTACCCGCAGCTTCTACACGCCGGAGCCTCATCGGCTCTCGGAAGCCAATCGGCGTATTGCGGCGCTGATGGCTGCCATGCCTGCTCCACCAATCGACGCGGGAAAGACCGAGACCCAACTCTATGACGAGCACCTGAAGCTGCTGACCGAGAAGCCGGGCCCCAGGCTCTTGTGGACCTTCGTACTGTTGGCGGGTTTCGTGGGCTGGATCGGTGGAGCGTTTGTCTTCGTCGAGCGAGCGATGGACGATGACGACCGGCTGATAGCAGCTCAGGCCCGTCGCTGGGGAGCGGTCATCGTGGTGAGCTTTGCACTGTTTGTGCTGGGCATGGCGTTCGCCTAGTACCGCTTGCCAGGGATTAGGATGGATTCCCGCCGGCTCTGACGGCCGCTGCGGTGTTGTACCTCCTCGAACATTCCGAGCAGGAACGGGGCTTTTGCGGAGTTGCTTGGTTGCTGGCCGGCTGGGCCTGGGTTAACACGGGCACGTGGATAGCATTGAGGTCGAGGGAGGCCGGCCGCTGCGTGGCACGGTGCGCGTTAGCGGGGCCAAGAACGCGGCGCTACCGTTGCTTTGTGCTTCGCTTCTCGCCGATGGTCAGAGCGTCTTCTGGAACGTTCCGGCCC encodes the following:
- a CDS encoding PEGA domain-containing protein, which translates into the protein MFANLLASRLLHTRLRARAVAALVFAAALTATPAATAQAPSGAAQTTSLRDQARAAYSRGQQEFEAGRYVEAKTAFEAAFTAIPNPVVLLSIAETQERMEQYADALATLERYLRLRPDAPDSQTVDERIRMLKLKPATVRVATEPSGATVIVDGSDTNMRTPAAIELLAGEHQLLFNLPGYHQGHATVSLAPGDGQDISLQLQSEAPPPSPDDVFGGQAPPPLEPAGVVESDLGAEAQAGAASSCCTGVWIASGVGAAALVTGSVLGLLALDASNDFEDIPTDATADRGERLALFADVAFGVGAMSLITAVVLYATDSQGEESESERGLSLGLGPGPGSAGLSARLRF
- a CDS encoding SRPBCC family protein, with product MRCLLILTGLLVLAPAAGASPPVDPAKQRLPGFSRADLTLLAPLLADGPVGLVEFADNALGELPAVNMAVNIDAPADTVVRLISEPQRYPDYLKTVGAVSIAGRHGSSTVYDWAFRVAIFRLTGRNVMHVYAPRKAADGTSYRTTVRSMGGDMGTGRSLFRVWSRPSGDSLLAISMRQDLREANYLTRKLMAASSSINRSANVSLCMSLLLGFKREAERLGGRADPGGAATGQGQHLHKPSVQTATLLPLLFRGDLVWLAPGGEARPQLAVLGLLAHSIAQIRGTLLDANSFGAALMPGSYAKVSKRQDNYTFFDWGVRLPLIGVSGSMRLHDEGDVVAADAMAGAFRGGRWRFSATPLSPNLSAVLSWARFDLRHASWLIDRLVNVDPYLEQGLAAASQVMLVRALRSRMRKQAQATAAAAQRPASR
- a CDS encoding helix-turn-helix transcriptional regulator; translated protein: MRLYLRDPNVAGGETGAQYFRSQEIGGELFDIVFINNGDCLVSVLVPLQTRHTSQLDYFATFGLTKRELEVVDLVIKGKTNSEIARTLCISKATLKTHLNRVYRKIPGNMVVAWRSDAGDGRPRDSHVRLSHKAARSAASSEPPDDDEQTA
- the fsa gene encoding fructose-6-phosphate aldolase, which codes for MKIFIDTADLGEIRDAAAMGLVDGVTTNPSLVAKTGRPLKEVIRGICEVVDGPISAEVLSVQAGQIVDEARTLAAIHPNVVVKVPLIAEGLKAVRTLAAEGIRTNVTLCFSLSQGLLAAKAGATYISPFVGRIDDIGGDGIQLVEQLVSVYRNYDLETQVLVASVRHPLHLVRALQLGAHVATIPHKVIRQLLAHPLTDIGLERFLADASKTPAG
- a CDS encoding NAD(+)/NADH kinase, yielding MPRKRPQAEAGRFETAAGAGRDDAKSSRASSAKGSGRRTGGGNGGRRPRSAPRVLVIYKKSAYQVYACERKDARMLALLEAGHPAVSRLRSAHEHHVRTMAEAKALLSGFGAKAVFRYRSDAQTADSFDLVATLGGDGTLLWASHFVGPSCPILAINTAPGHSVGFLCAGTREHLHELLSGALTGSLEQTRLTRMQVDIDGRTVCRRVLNDALFSHECPAATTRYLLRLREIEEEHWSSGIWVGPAAGSTAALRAAGGRVLPLSSKRLQFVVREPYDNDGEGYRLTKGLVAPSEELRICSKVRAGRLYLDGPRRVHAIQLGSEISVKRSTEPLILLGYQNRAGASRSRAHAKPRAPQELATEELATPEPE
- a CDS encoding ABC transporter permease subunit; the encoded protein is MARIVAVAINTFREAVRDRVLHGVLGVALALLLFSLALAEVSLNQQRRVVLDVGLASISLFSVLIAVFLGSSLLYKEIERKTLYVILPKPIERHEFLLGKYLGIVLTAGVFVLIMGAVQLWVTAIQAQASAGPVVVVAVALPGLLAAWMWRAHDRSLVLIPWCAIAFAACAWTAAGAGVGLGPIAAALCLNLAEVSVLTAVALLFSAFSTPFLTALLTFGVWLVGRSADRMVSIKSDVLPAQIKLALRWLAEVVPNFSLFVPGRHTLESHWESGAGPAVYVATSLGYALLYAAIVLLLATAIFARRDLL